A window from Citrus sinensis cultivar Valencia sweet orange chromosome 5, DVS_A1.0, whole genome shotgun sequence encodes these proteins:
- the LOC127902802 gene encoding putative disease resistance RPP13-like protein 1 → MSIIGEAILRASVDLLVNKLASEGILFFARQEQIKADLMKWANMLEMIKAVLDDAEEKKTTNQFVKKWLGKLQNLAYDVEDLLDEFQTEAFRRKLLLGNGDPAAAQDQPSSSRTRTSKFRKLIPTCCTTFTPQSIQFDYAMMSKIKEINDRFQDIVTQKDSLGLNVSSAGRSKKDRQRLPTTSLVNEAKVSGRETEKKEIVELLLKDDSRNDGGFSVIPIIGMGGLGKTTLAQLVYNDKQVEDHFDLKAWTCVSDDFDVFRLTKSILISIAADQNADNQDLNLLQEKLKKHLFGKKFLLVLDDVWNEDYNDWVDLSLPFEAGAQGSKIVVTTRNQEVAKIMSPDQAYELKNLSTEDCLSVFAQHSLGTRDFSSHKSLEDIGKKIVIKCNGLPLAAKTLGGLLRGKHDRREWEDVLSSKIWELPQERCRIIPALAVSYYYLPPTLKQCFAYCSLLPKDYEFEEEEIILLWCASSFLDHRESGNPSEDLGRKFFQELRARSFFQQSSSSRSRFVMHDLVNDLAQWAAGEMYFRMEYISEVNKQQSFSRNLRHLSYICGECDGVKRFEKLYDIQHLRTFLPLMLSNSEHGYLAHSILPKLFKLQSLRVFSLCGYYISELPDSIGDLRYLRYLNLSGTVIRTLPESVCKLYNLHTLLLEGCKLLKKLCADMGNLTKLHHLNNSNTDSLEEMPLGIGKLTCLQTLCNFAVGKDNGSGLRELKSLIHLQGTLKISKLENVKDIGDAKEARLDGKKNLKELSLNWTCSTDGSSSREAETEMGVLDMVKPHTNLEQFCIKGYGGMKFPTWLGDSSFSNLVTLKFENCDMCTALPSVGQLPSLKHLAVRRMSRVRSLGSEFYGNDSPIPFPCLETLRFEDMQEWEDWIPHGSSQGVERFPKLRELHILSCSKLKGTFPEHLPALEKLVIEGYWWM, encoded by the exons atgtcaatcaTCGGAGAGGCAATCCTTAGGGCGTCCGTTGATTTGCTGGTCAATAAGTTAGCTTCAGAGGGGATTCTGTTTTTTGCACGCCAAGAGCAAATCAAGGCCGATCTGATGAAGTGGGCGAATATGTTGGAGATGATCAAGGCGGTGCTTGATGATGCTGAGGAGAAGAAGACGACTAATCAGTTTGTGAAGAAGTGGCTTGGCAAGCTTCAGAACTTGGCTTATGATGTTGAAGACTTGTTGGATGAGTTTCAAACTGAGGCTTTCCGGAGGAAGTTGCTGCTTGGAAATGGAGATCCAGCTGCTGCTCAGGATCAACCCAGTAGCAGTCGTACAAGAACAAGTAAGTTTCGGAAGCTCATTCCTACTTGCTGCACCACTTTTACTCCACAATCGATTCAGTTCGATTACGCCATGATGTCCAAAATCAAAGAGATCAACGACCGATTTCAAGATATTGTAACACAGAAAGACTCGCTGGGTTTGAACGTAAGTTCAGCTGGGAGGTCCAAAAAAGACAGGCAAAGACTACCCACAACCTCTTTGGTGAATGAAGCCAAGGTCTCTGGCAGGGAAACagaaaagaaggaaattgTTGAATTGTTGTTGAAGGATGATTCAAGAAATGATGGTGGATTCTCTGTTATTCCTATTATAGGTATGGGCGGGCTGGGTAAAACCACTCTTGCTCAGCTTGTCTATAATGATAAGCAGGTGGAGGATCATTTTGATCTCAAGGCATGGACTTGCGTctctgatgattttgatgttttCAGGCTTACAAAATCAATCCTAATTTCCATTGCTGCTGACCAGAATGCGGATAATCAGGACTTAAATTTGCTTCaagagaaattgaagaaacacCTGTTTGGAAAGAAGTTTTTGCTAGTTTTGGACGACGTGTGGAATGAGGATTACAATGATTGGGTCGACCTTAGCCTCCCATTTGAAGCTGGCGCACAGGGAAGTAAGATTGTTGTCACTACTCGCAATCAAGAGGTTGCAAAAATCATGAGCCCGGATCAAGCTTATGAATTGAAAAACTTGTCAACTGAGGATTGTCTGTCTGTGTTTGCTCAGCACTCTTTGGGAACGAGAGATTTCAGTTCTCATAAGTCATTGGAGGACATTGGCAAGAAGATAGTGATAAAATGCAATGGCTTGCCCTTGGCAGCAAAAACACTGGGAGGACTTTTACGTGGAAAACATGACAGACGTGAGTGGGAAGATGTGCTCAGTAGCAAGATATGGGAATTACCACAAGAGAGATGTCGCATTATACCAGCCCTTGCAGTGAGCTATTATTATCTTCCTCCAACTTTGAAACAATGCTTTGCATACTGCTCATTGTTACCAAAGGATTACGAATTTGAAGAGGaggagataattttattatggtgTGCTTCGAGTTTCTTGGATCACAGAGAGAGCGGGAATCCTAGTGAAGATCTAGGTCGAAAGTTCTTTCAAGAGCTACGTGCAAGATCTTTTTTCCAGCAATCAAGCAGCAGTAGATCACGATTTGTGATGCATGACCTCGTCAACGACCTTGCTCAATGGGCTGCTGGGGAAATGTACTTCAGAATGGAGTATATCTCAGAGGTTAACAAGCAGCAAAGTTTTTCAAGAAATCTTCGTCATCTATCATATATTTGTGGAGAATGTGACGGCGTTAAAAGGTTTGAGAAATTGTATGATATCCAACATTTGCGAACTTTTTTACCACTGATGTTGTCAAATAGTGAGCATGGATACTTGGCTCATAGCATTCTTCCTAAGTTGTTCAAACTCCAAAGCTTAAGGGTCTTCTCTTTGTGTGGATATTACATCTCCGAGCTACCGGATTCAATCGGTGATTTGAGGTATTTAAGGTACCTCAACCTATCTGGAACTGTGATTAGAACTCTGCCTGAATCAGTCTGCAAGCTTTACAATTTGCACACTCTTCTGTTGGAGGGCTGTAAGCTACTGAAGAAGTTGTGTGCAGACATGGGAAACCTCACCAAATTGCATCAtctcaataattcaaatacaGATTCGTTGGAGGAAATGCCACTAGGAATTGGTAAGCTGACTTGTCTTCAGACGTTGTGTAATTTTGCTGTGGGAAAAGACAATGGTTCTGGGTTACGAGAGCTAAAGTCATTGATCCATCTTCAGGGGAcacttaaaatttcaaaattagagaATGTAAAAGACATTGGTGATGCAAAGGAGGCTCGGTTGGATGGAAAGAAGAATCTGAAAGAATTATCACTTAATTGGACTTGCAGTACCGATGGTTCATCTTCAAGGGAGGCAGAAACTGAAATGGGCGTGCTTGACATGGTAAAACCTCATACAAATCTGGAGCAATTTTGTATCAAAGGCTATGGAGGTATGAAATTTCCAACTTGGTTGGGAGATTCCTCATTCTCAAATTTGGTGaccctaaaatttgaaaattgtgaCATGTGTACTGCCCTGCCGTCAGTCGGCCAACTACCCTCTCTAAAGCATCTTGCAGTACGTAGAATGAGCAGAGTAAGGAGTTTGGGTTCGGAGTTCTATGGGAATGACTCTCCAATTCCATTTCCATGCTTGGAGACTCTTCGTTTTGAAGACATGCAAGAGTGGGAAGACTGGATTCCTCATGGATCCAGTCAAGGAGTTGAACGGTTTCCTAAATTGAGAGAGCTTCACATTTTAAGCTGTTCTAAACTGAAAGGAACATTTCCAGAGCACCTTCCTGCATTGGAGAAGCTTGTTATTGAAGGAT ATTGGTGGATGTAA